The Nitrospira sp. genome has a window encoding:
- the hpnR gene encoding hopanoid C-3 methylase HpnR, with product MKFLAVHPGPLMYTKIYLRLEPLGLEMVAQACRQAGHEVRLIDLQADTWKDYEALIRSWKPDAVAFGCNYLANVPEIVDLAKLTKQELPNCFVFVGGHSASFVAKDFLEHGNGAIDCVLKGEGEVAAPKLLMAVEQDRKAITQVPGVVTLDGEGPPPQFIENLDDVRPARDLLRNRHKYFIGVLDPCASVEFARGCPWDCSFCSAWTFYGRSYRMVSPEKAVEELEQVQEPGIFLVDDVAFIQGKQGMEIGEAVARRGIKKQYYMETRGDVLLRNKEVFQFWKTLGLQYMFLGVEAIDAEGLKMHRKRISLGKNFEALEFARSLGITVAINLIADPDWDRQRFEVIRQWCLEIPEIVNISVNTPYPGTESWLTESRKLDTRDYRLFDIQHAVMPTKMPLAEFYAELVKTQQVLNKKHLGWAALKGTAKIAAGHLMKGQTNFIKMLWKFNSVYNPELQMADHRRPVTYEMTMPPEKKDKIDPKQLFILPPKGRHSRAIDDATETFVDETRMGTVV from the coding sequence GACACCTGGAAAGACTACGAAGCGCTCATCCGCAGTTGGAAGCCCGATGCTGTGGCGTTTGGCTGCAATTACCTGGCGAATGTGCCGGAGATCGTGGATCTTGCAAAATTGACGAAGCAGGAACTGCCAAACTGCTTTGTCTTTGTCGGTGGGCACAGCGCATCCTTTGTGGCAAAAGACTTTTTGGAGCATGGCAATGGAGCCATCGATTGCGTGCTCAAGGGCGAAGGGGAAGTGGCCGCTCCTAAATTGCTGATGGCGGTCGAACAGGACCGCAAGGCGATCACCCAAGTCCCGGGAGTGGTGACACTTGATGGGGAAGGACCTCCACCACAATTCATCGAAAATTTAGATGATGTTCGTCCCGCTCGCGACCTGCTTAGAAACCGGCACAAGTACTTCATCGGTGTGCTTGACCCCTGTGCGTCGGTCGAGTTTGCGCGAGGCTGTCCTTGGGATTGTTCCTTCTGCAGCGCGTGGACGTTTTATGGGCGCAGTTATCGCATGGTCAGCCCGGAGAAAGCGGTTGAGGAGTTGGAGCAGGTTCAAGAACCAGGGATCTTCCTGGTCGACGATGTCGCCTTCATCCAAGGCAAGCAGGGCATGGAGATCGGCGAAGCGGTGGCAAGGCGAGGAATCAAGAAGCAGTATTACATGGAGACGCGCGGCGACGTCTTGCTGCGCAATAAGGAAGTCTTTCAGTTCTGGAAGACGCTTGGATTGCAGTACATGTTCTTGGGCGTCGAGGCCATTGATGCAGAAGGCCTCAAGATGCACCGGAAGCGCATTTCGTTGGGTAAAAACTTCGAAGCGCTCGAATTTGCCCGCTCCCTTGGGATCACTGTCGCCATTAATCTCATTGCTGATCCGGATTGGGACCGACAACGGTTCGAGGTCATTCGGCAGTGGTGTCTAGAAATTCCGGAGATCGTCAATATCAGCGTCAATACTCCGTACCCCGGCACTGAGAGCTGGCTTACGGAATCCCGCAAGCTCGATACACGGGACTACCGTCTCTTCGATATTCAGCATGCCGTCATGCCGACTAAGATGCCGCTCGCGGAGTTTTATGCGGAACTTGTCAAGACACAACAGGTCTTAAACAAGAAGCATCTGGGCTGGGCTGCGCTCAAAGGCACGGCCAAGATTGCGGCGGGGCACTTGATGAAAGGACAAACCAACTTCATCAAGATGCTCTGGAAGTTCAACAGTGTCTACAATCCTGAGCTGCAAATGGCGGATCACCGCCGTCCGGTGACGTATGAGATGACGATGCCACCGGAGAAGAAAGACAAGATCGATCCGAAACAGTTGTTTATCTTGCCTCCGAAAGGCCGCCATAGTCGGGCGATCGATGATGCGACCGAGACGTTCGTCGATGAGACTCGCATGGGCACGGTGGTTTGA